Below is a window of Ammoniphilus sp. CFH 90114 DNA.
GCAAGTTCAAGGCTGGATGGCCTGTAATGTTAAATAAACTGGTATAGCGAATCATGCAATGAAAAATAGGCTCTGTTATGTCTGGAAAGGTAACTTCTTCTACGCCAATTTGTTTGGTCATTGCGGGCAAAGTAGGAGTTGCCAGTACATCAATGTTCTCGAAGATTGCGTCTACTTGTTTAGATAATTCTGACCGTGTTTTTAATGAGCTAATGTAATCTAGGCTTGGTATCTGACGACTTCCTTCCAGTACTGCACGAACATCCGCTCCATATTTTTCAATATCCGCTTCCATGCGACTCTTGTGGATATAGACAGCCTCACAACCAGCGATGGTAAAGGTATGCGGCAGCGCATTCGAAGCCATGGACATATCAACTTCTACAAGAATAGCACCAAGGTCTTCAAGCTGTTTGAGTGCTTTATGGTAATGTTGTTTTACTTCTGGCTCAATTTGCTCAGTAAAGAACGTACTGGGCACTCCGATTCTCATGCCCTTGCAATCTTTATTTAAGTAGTTCTGATAGTTTAAGCCTGTCATGGCCTCCATCATGACGGCGCAGTCCTCTACATTGGCAGTAATTGGGCCCACGTGATCTAATGTCCAGGAGATATTCAGAACGCCTGTGGAATCTACTAATCCATAGGTTGGCTTTAAGCCGACTAACCCGCAGGAGGCACTTGGAATTCGAATGGAGCCCCCAGTATCTGTACCTATGGAGGCCACAGACATATTTGCGGCGACGGCGGCACCGGAACCTCCACTTGAACCTCCTGGAGTATAATTAGGGTTCCATGGGTTTCTTACAGGGCCAAAGTGTGGATTGTTTGATGTAATTCCAAATGCATATTCGTGCAGATTGGTTTTACCAAGATGGATAGCTCCCACACTTTTAAGTTTTTCGACTACAACGGCATCTCTCTCTGGAATGTGAAAACGATCAATCTCAGCTCCATATGTAGTACGGATACCTTTTGTATCGATTAAGTCCTTAAACGTAATAGGAATACCATCCAACAATCGCAGATCTTCTCCTGATTTTAACCGCATTTCTAACCATTCCGCTTCTTTTATCGCTCTCTCCTCTAGAATGATTAGCAAAGCATTATTAATCTTATTCAAATGTTTGGCTTGAGTGATATACTCTTTGGTCAACTCGACAGGGGAAAACGCTCTCGATTTAAACCCTTGATGAATCTCTTTGATACGAAGTCGTTTCATTTATATCATTCCTTTCTTTCTACTTTAAGTCAGTTTATCGGATAGAGAATAGACTAGATCAATATCATTTTTTTTAGAAATTTTTGAAGAAGATGGAGTATAGTCCACTTTTTTAATTTATAATGAATAAGGGGGTGAATGATTTGAAGATTGGTGAATTCTCTAAAAAATACCAGGTGCCGATAGATACGGTCAGATATTATATTAAATTAGGTTTACTACTGCCTGAGCAAAAAGGCCAATTTTATTTCAATCACACATGTGTTGAAGATATGGAGCTCATTCAAGAATTAAAGCGGTATCATTTCACTTTAAAAGAGATCCATAAGATTTTATCTTTTAAACGTGTAACTAGTTTCAATGATATGGAAGATAAGAAGTACTACATGAGACTTTTGACGAGGAAAAAAGAAGAGCTTTGTCATGAAATTCAGGATAGGCAACGATCTATTGGAGAAATAGAAGAAAAGATAGTTTCTTTAGATACGGAAATAGGTGCTAATAACGAGGGAATTCCATGCGGGATCTCTCCTTCATTTATAGCTTTGCTTTACTGTCCTTATTGTTTTGTTAACTTGGATTTACATCATTTATTTATTCGAGAAGGGGGAATAGTAAGCGGCAAGCTTGAATGCAGGTGTTCGTATATAGCCACTATACAGGACGGAATCCTTATTACACCGGACCACTACAATGTATATCCTGATATCTACAATGTATCGTTATGTATTTATGATTATGAGAGGTTTGAACAATTTAGTTCTGATTTTATTACATTAGCTGAAAGAGGATATTCTCGCATTCATAAATATTTAATGAAGGAAAACCATAAACCAAGGACGATGATCGAGACCAATGTAAATGATGCTGCGTTTCTCCCTAAATACATAAACTCCCTTTCCGATGAAAACTTATATATTTTTAGTTGTTATTCTGTTGAAACCCTACAGAAACTAAGAAAAAGAATAGAACAATCCAAGCCAGACATACAGGCCCTATATATAGCCAATAATAATATGAAATTCCCGCTAAAGCCGAACTCTATCGATGTCGTTATTGACAGTTTTTCTGTCAATGATATATCCCTGTTTTACAATTTCTTTCCGATTGAAAGATTAAGGTCATATTTAAAAGATCATGTTAAAGTTCTCGGTACGCATGTTTACTATGACCAACACGCAAATTCAATAAGGAAAATCAATAAAATCTTTCCGAACCCACACGCACGCACGTACTATCCATCATACTTGAAAGATAATTTAGAAGATTGTGGTTTCGATATAGTATCTAAAGAATACATTGGCTCCAGCGATAAACCAGGAGATTTTTTTATCTACCATGCAACCAATGAGAAACTGCATATGTGCTTCTATATTGCAGAAGTGGGATAGTGACGCATTGCCACACCGGATGATATTGCTGAATCCTATGTATATCTCGCGAAAATTGGATTTACGACCGGATCTGTCTGTCGTGCTTTTTTTGGCATCAGATCAGGCCTCTTTTGTCACAGGAGCCGAGTACACGGTAAACGGGGGCTCCTTAAAGGGGATGTAGGAAAAGCCATCTCCCAAGACCGCTGCCTTTTTTAGGAAGGTGAAATTTTCCAGACCATCGAAGCGGGGAAGAGTATCATAAGATCACCACCTTATTGTATAAGCAAAGTTTTGATGTGAAGGTTCCTGGGAGCAAGCTCGAATTCAGAGGAACCATTGTGAATTATTCGACTTCGATCACAAACCTGTATAAGGAAAATGAAGTTGGTGATTTTAGATTAGAGCTTATCGAACAGGAGCAGACGCATGACTGAGCTTCCGGAGATCGAAAGGTATCGACTGGTGTTAAGCCCCCATATCACCGGCAGAGAAATTACGGGAGTGGAAGTAAACAGAGCCAAGTCTATCAATGTGCCTGTACCTGAGTTTATTGCCCAGGTGCAGGGCGAGAGGATTTCAGAGATCGATCGGAAGAGCTGCTGCTTCATTTAATGATTGAGGGGGGATTTTTTTAGGCGATTACGGTGCGCATCCCGTCCCCCAAAAGCAAGTGATTCTTTCCTTTGGGGAGAGGGAGCTCTATTTTGTGGGATTAAGGCACTGATATCTTCATTTGCTATCGACGGAAAAAATTCTGGATAAACTGGCGGGATTAGGTCCTGAACCACTGGATCCGGCCTTTCGCTTTGAGGACTTCCTGACAGCCTCTGTTCTTAGTTTGTTTTTGCCTAAGTTTTATGCGGGAATGGAGCTGATCCAGTTGAGGGGCCATCGCATAAACGATGGTTATAGGATTTCAGGTTCACTGCCTTTTGTATCCAATTTAGGTGCCGATCACTGGTTTGCCATTATCTTTGAAACTGATTCAACTCATCGCGTCCTTGCACTCAGATGTACGATTTAGCAAAGGATCCGCATATCCAGAATAGGTTGATGGATGTTATGCGCTTAAGGCTGGAAAGTACGTATTTGGCTTTAGAAACAACCCAGGCAGAAATGCTCTATACGGGCTATTTAGCCAGTATGCCCGTGTTCCTTCTGACTGGGTTGTGCCGCTTCCGCACGGTCTTACTATGAAAGAGGCAATGGCACTGGGAACCGCAGGCTTTACAGCTGCGCTATCCATTCAGCGACTAGAGGAAAATGGCTTGCACCCTGAGAAAGGTTCTGTACTCGTTACGGGCTCTACGGGAGGTGTAGGCAGTTTAGCGGTTTCGATGTTGGCGTTAAGGGGCTATCAAGTGGTTGCAAGTACAGGAAAAGATTCGGAACATGAGTACCTGCGCCAGCTTGGGGCAAAAGAGATCTTACACAGGGCAGATCTTTCCCCTGACAAGATTCAGACATTAGATAAACAGCGTTGGGCAGGAGCCGTCGATCCAGTCGGGGGAAAGACTCTTGCTTATGTCTTGAGTACAACCCAATATGGAGGGTCGGTTGCCGTTAGCGGTTTAACAGGCGGCGGTGAAGTCCCTACGACAGTCTATCCCTTCATTCTTCGCGGTGTTAATCTTCTTGGAATTGATTCTGTTGAATGTCCCATGGACACGCGTACAAAAATATGGGACCGGATGGCAAGCGAGTTAAAACCTAAAAATCTATTAGAGCATATTGGTAATGAAGTCACCTTATATGAATTGCCTGCCGTATTATCCGAGATCCTGAAAGGTACGATTCGGGGTCGGACCATTGTTAGTTTAAACTAAGGACTTGGAATTTTCAGTATTGATTTGCTGTCTCAGTAAATGAAGATTAATGTCAATTTTTTCAACAAACCCCACTTTTGGCCCGACGATAATTTAGCGCACCCGTTTGATCCTTTTCTTTCA
It encodes the following:
- a CDS encoding amidase, whose protein sequence is MKRLRIKEIHQGFKSRAFSPVELTKEYITQAKHLNKINNALLIILEERAIKEAEWLEMRLKSGEDLRLLDGIPITFKDLIDTKGIRTTYGAEIDRFHIPERDAVVVEKLKSVGAIHLGKTNLHEYAFGITSNNPHFGPVRNPWNPNYTPGGSSGGSGAAVAANMSVASIGTDTGGSIRIPSASCGLVGLKPTYGLVDSTGVLNISWTLDHVGPITANVEDCAVMMEAMTGLNYQNYLNKDCKGMRIGVPSTFFTEQIEPEVKQHYHKALKQLEDLGAILVEVDMSMASNALPHTFTIAGCEAVYIHKSRMEADIEKYGADVRAVLEGSRQIPSLDYISSLKTRSELSKQVDAIFENIDVLATPTLPAMTKQIGVEEVTFPDITEPIFHCMIRYTSLFNITGHPALNLPVGYSSERLPIGIQLVTGKNLEKNLFKLGSAYERDFLQTFYEERDEICMRGTKH
- a CDS encoding MerR family transcriptional regulator, which translates into the protein MKIGEFSKKYQVPIDTVRYYIKLGLLLPEQKGQFYFNHTCVEDMELIQELKRYHFTLKEIHKILSFKRVTSFNDMEDKKYYMRLLTRKKEELCHEIQDRQRSIGEIEEKIVSLDTEIGANNEGIPCGISPSFIALLYCPYCFVNLDLHHLFIREGGIVSGKLECRCSYIATIQDGILITPDHYNVYPDIYNVSLCIYDYERFEQFSSDFITLAERGYSRIHKYLMKENHKPRTMIETNVNDAAFLPKYINSLSDENLYIFSCYSVETLQKLRKRIEQSKPDIQALYIANNNMKFPLKPNSIDVVIDSFSVNDISLFYNFFPIERLRSYLKDHVKVLGTHVYYDQHANSIRKINKIFPNPHARTYYPSYLKDNLEDCGFDIVSKEYIGSSDKPGDFFIYHATNEKLHMCFYIAEVG
- a CDS encoding DNA-formamidopyrimidine glycosylase family protein, producing MTELPEIERYRLVLSPHITGREITGVEVNRAKSINVPVPEFIAQVQGERISEIDRKSCCFI